One Pleurocapsa sp. PCC 7327 DNA segment encodes these proteins:
- a CDS encoding DUF29 domain-containing protein, whose protein sequence is MVNSLYDKDFYLWLKGTAQKLRDRDFSNLDIDNLVEEIESMGRSEKRELYNRLIVLLMHLLKWKYQASYRSNSWISAIIEQRRQIEKLLLDSPSLKPTLEETFEQCYQKARRDAASETGLAIATFPEQSPFSILETLSDDYFPN, encoded by the coding sequence ATGGTTAACTCTCTTTACGATAAAGACTTTTACTTGTGGCTAAAAGGAACGGCTCAGAAATTACGCGATCGCGATTTTAGCAATCTAGACATCGATAATTTAGTAGAAGAAATAGAAAGCATGGGCAGGAGTGAAAAGCGAGAATTATACAACCGTCTTATCGTGTTGTTGATGCATCTGCTCAAATGGAAATATCAAGCATCCTACCGCTCAAATAGTTGGATTAGCGCTATTATTGAGCAAAGAAGACAGATAGAAAAACTCTTGCTAGATAGCCCTAGCTTAAAGCCAACTTTGGAAGAGACTTTTGAGCAATGCTATCAGAAAGCCAGACGAGATGCTGCTTCTGAAACCGGATTAGCGATCGCAACTTTTCCCGAACAATCTCCTTTTTCTATTCTGGAAACGCTTTCGGACGACTATTTTCCTAATTGA
- the groES gene encoding co-chaperone GroES, whose translation MAAISISVSTVKPLGDRVFVKVSPSEERTAGGILLPDTAKEKPQIGEVVAVGPGKRNDDGSRSEPEVKVGDKVLYSKYAGTDVKLGGEDYVLLSEKDILAIVS comes from the coding sequence ATGGCAGCAATTAGCATTAGCGTATCGACAGTTAAACCATTGGGCGATCGCGTTTTCGTAAAAGTTAGCCCATCTGAAGAAAGAACCGCTGGCGGGATTCTCCTACCCGACACGGCTAAGGAGAAGCCCCAAATTGGTGAAGTCGTTGCTGTCGGTCCCGGCAAGCGCAACGACGATGGCAGTCGTTCCGAGCCAGAAGTGAAAGTTGGAGACAAAGTTCTCTACTCTAAGTATGCTGGCACCGATGTGAAACTCGGCGGCGAAGACTACGTTTTGCTATCCGAGAAAGATATTTTAGCAATCGTTTCCTAA